Part of the Mauremys mutica isolate MM-2020 ecotype Southern chromosome 1, ASM2049712v1, whole genome shotgun sequence genome is shown below.
GTCTTTCTTGGAGAAACAAAGCCCCCCAGCCAACCCCAGCAAGCTGGTACGGGAGGATGGCCACAGAGAACTGGGCTCTCCTACCTGAGAGGCTTGTGTGGGAGCCCCTTCGTAGGGGCAAAGAGATACCTATGGGGTAAGGAGAGTTTCCCTCTCAAGGGAGGAGAGTCCCTGTCCCGTAGCCTGCCTGTCAGGGGGACAGGGGTGCTTCTCCCAGGGGTCCCACCTGAAGCAAACGGGGATTCTTGTACGAAGGCGGCTCTGCAATAAGGGAATGTGGGTCTCAGTCATGGGGAACCCCCTTCCCTAGCGGGGTCCTGCATTAGGGGTCCCCCTCCCAGAGGGGaatgtccccccgcccccacggtACCTTCTTGACGGTGCGGGGCGCCTCGGTGACGGTGCCGTCGGGGCTGACCATCGCCTCCCGCCCGGCGCCGCCGTCCCCGCCGTCCCGGTGCCGGTGCTGCGGGTGGTGCGGGTCGCTCCTCTTCATGGCCGAAGCCTGCGGCACCTTGGCGGCCCCGGGGGGGAGCCCGGCCGCGGGGAGCCCGGGGCAGCCGCTCACGGGAGGCCGCTCGGCCCCGCACCCCGCGCCGGGGGCCGCCGCCGCCTCACGCTCCCCGGCCGGGGCCGGCAGCGGGCAGGGCGCCCCGGCCACGCCGAGCCCCGGCGGGGGGAGAGGCCCCGGCTCGGCCGGGCGGGACGGGGCGGCCGCCCCCTTGTCCCTGGGGCCGCCCAGCTCCTTCAGCTCCACGGCGGGGGCCGCCACCTGCACCGACATCGCCGCTGCCGCTGCTCCCCGTCCTCCGGCTCCCTCAGACCCggccgccccctcccctcagcgGCCGCGCTGCGCGGGGCACCACGGGACATGGAGTTCGCCGCCGGGCCTGCGGAGCGCCGGCCGGGCCCGCCAGGACTACAGCTCCCGGCGTGCTGCGCGCCGAGCGCTCCCCCTCATGGCGGCGGGGAGCGCGGGGTGCCATGGGAGGTGTAGTCCTCACCTGCCCGGCGCTGCGGCTGGGGGTTCCGGCACAGCAGGAACGTGGGCGGCTGGCGCAGATCCCATTGCTCGCCTGTTTCCCCAAGCCCCAGGTGCAGCCACTGAGCCATTCCCTAGGCCTGGCTTCTGGGTCCCTCCTTCCCCAAGTCTGCAGCTGCAAGAATTCCCACCAGCCCCTTGGCTTGTACCTCTTTCACACCCCATCTTCgtggtggggtggggttttttttcatggggagggggggatttgTTTGTCTGTTGAGCAGCTTGCAAACTCTTCAGGGCCAGAACTACATGTGCCTGTAAGGCCCAGATCTTGCAAACACAAAGCCCATCCGCGCAGTCCCGCTAAAGTCCAACTGTTCAAGTGAGTAAAGCTTGAATATTTGCAGAATGGGGCCCTACATTACAaacaatatatttgttttaaaaaacaccatTATTTGTGTTGCAATCGTGCTTAGAGGCCTCAACCACAACCGCGTGAAGCACAGTACAAATAgttcctgccccaagcagcttaCAGGCTAAATAGATAACAGTCAAAGTATAGGAGGGGAAACTTGAGGTATGCAaagacttccccaaggtcacgcagcagcGGGAGGAATAGAAGCTACCGCTTCTAACTCCTAGAACCCATCACATAATCTACTCTGCTACCTTAGCAGTTCTACAGACTTAGAGCCTCCTCGCCTGCAACAATACATCAACATCTGTTGGTGTTTTGTACAGAGGCAGGAACATCTGTtttgagggagaccctggtgacCTTCATATGTCTACAAGGATACAGTTAGCAgcacttaaactttttttttctttcaaaacaatTTTATTGGCTTTATAAAATATTAGATAGCCAAAAGTTCCATTAACGGAGAGTCAGGGTGGCCTCGTGCCTTTCCAGAATGTCAGCTACATTCCAAACCTTTGAAAACTAGGAAATGAAGCATTAAGGTAACGCAAACTTAAACTTCTAAAACCACAAAATACAAAGTTAAAATACATGCTACCCCTGCTCTGTCATTGCTTCTTTGCTCCCAGAGAGCAAGTGTCTCTTTGAGgatgcttaaagaaaaaaaaaaaaaactactctTTTGGAGACCCAGTTCTTTGTCAAAGCTGTAGTCATTGAACTGGGTTTTCAAAGCCATAGTTTTATTAcgattatttatttgtttgtatttcCACAGCCCTAGGGCCCagagtcatggaccaggaccccatgctATGCTAGGTatagaacataagagcggccatactgggtcagaccaaaggtccatctagaccagtatcctgtcttctgacagtggacaatgccaggtgccccagagggaaagaagagaacaggtgatccatcccgtcgccccttcccagcttctggcaagcagaggctaaGGACGCCATCCCtgctcatcttggctaatagccattgatggacctatcctccattaatttatctagttctttttttaaccctgttatagtcttggccttcacaacatcctctggcaaagagttccatgagatgactgcgttgtgtgaaaaaaatacttccttttctttgttttaaacctcctgcctattaatttaatttggtgacccctagttcttgtgttatgagaaggagtaaataacacttcctccacacctgtcatgatatcatagacctctatcatatctatCATGGACATGCCCTAAGTCAAGTTCCTGCAGATTTGTGGtaggaaaaaaagagagggtGTATACAATTT
Proteins encoded:
- the LOC123354184 gene encoding putative adenosylhomocysteinase 3, yielding MSVQVAAPAVELKELGGPRDKGAAAPSRPAEPGPLPPPGLGVAGAPCPLPAPAGEREAAAAPGAGCGAERPPVSGCPGLPAAGLPPGAAKVPQASAMKRSDPHHPQHRHRDGGDGGAGREAMVSPDGTVTEAPRTVKKFSSLQKHQKRP